The following proteins are encoded in a genomic region of Bradyrhizobium sp. SK17:
- a CDS encoding MFS transporter, which yields MTIAVPDAQEAPQSEQTAADAGWYAWYVVFILTACYTLAFVDSKIPFILVQAIKSDLALTDTQLGIIAGPAFSLMYAAGAMPIAKLSDRIARKYVIAVAVTIWSGFTAAGGATHSFLAFMLSRTGVALGESALTPAAHSMFADYFPAGQRSKVIAIYSCGIAIGSFIALTVGGALSDRLGWRTTLMIVGGVGLALSFIVATTVREPARDLSTSGRQMSEGSLVALLSDPAIRNTIVGGMILGIANGSVSAWGPAYIMRTFHLSAAATGATYGTLLGILAIAGTLAGGLIAGWLSNKDVRYGFRLLAAAFLISTIAKIISLLTSSYVLFLAFGAVSAFLQLFYPGPTYATIQSLAKPNARSFASAVTMFCINAVGIAGGAFLTGLLSDRLVPYVGAESLRWSLGIMSLMSAWAAIHYWRAAYHLGRRAKSIG from the coding sequence GTGACGATCGCCGTACCGGATGCGCAGGAAGCCCCTCAATCGGAGCAGACGGCCGCCGATGCCGGTTGGTACGCGTGGTACGTCGTGTTCATCCTCACCGCCTGCTACACGCTCGCCTTCGTGGATTCGAAAATCCCCTTCATCCTGGTGCAGGCGATCAAGAGCGACCTGGCGCTGACCGACACCCAGCTCGGCATCATCGCGGGGCCTGCCTTCTCGCTGATGTATGCCGCCGGCGCGATGCCGATCGCAAAACTGTCGGACCGCATCGCGCGCAAATACGTCATCGCGGTTGCGGTGACGATCTGGAGCGGCTTCACGGCCGCCGGCGGCGCCACCCACTCGTTCCTCGCATTCATGCTCAGCCGCACCGGCGTCGCGCTCGGCGAGTCGGCGCTGACGCCCGCCGCGCATTCGATGTTCGCGGACTATTTCCCGGCGGGCCAGCGCTCCAAGGTGATCGCGATCTACTCCTGCGGGATTGCGATCGGCAGCTTCATCGCATTGACGGTCGGCGGCGCGCTGTCCGATCGGCTGGGCTGGCGCACCACCTTGATGATCGTCGGCGGCGTCGGCCTGGCGCTGTCCTTCATCGTCGCTACCACCGTCCGCGAACCGGCGCGCGATCTCAGCACCTCGGGCCGGCAGATGTCGGAAGGCAGCCTGGTCGCGCTGCTGAGCGATCCGGCGATCCGCAACACCATCGTCGGCGGCATGATCCTCGGCATCGCCAACGGTTCGGTGAGCGCGTGGGGGCCGGCCTACATCATGCGCACCTTCCACCTGTCGGCCGCGGCAACCGGCGCGACCTACGGCACGCTGCTCGGCATCCTTGCGATCGCCGGCACGCTGGCAGGCGGATTGATCGCCGGCTGGCTCTCGAACAAGGACGTCAGGTATGGCTTCCGGCTGCTCGCGGCGGCGTTCCTGATCTCGACCATCGCCAAGATCATCTCGCTGCTGACGTCAAGCTATGTCCTGTTCCTGGCGTTCGGCGCGGTCTCGGCCTTCTTGCAGCTGTTCTATCCCGGCCCGACCTATGCGACGATCCAGTCGCTGGCAAAACCGAATGCGCGCAGCTTCGCATCGGCGGTGACGATGTTCTGCATCAACGCCGTCGGCATCGCCGGCGGCGCTTTCCTGACCGGATTGTTGAGCGACCGCCTGGTGCCGTACGTCGGCGCCGAGTCGCTGCGCTGGTCGCTCGGGATCATGTCGCTGATGTCTGCGTGGGCCGCCATCCACTACTGGCGCGCGGCCTATCACCTCGGGCGACGGGCCAAGTCAATCGGCTGA
- a CDS encoding xanthine dehydrogenase family protein subunit M, which translates to MMNFDYVRPANVADAIAAASEKGASYLASGTNLLDLMKGGVSRPSRLVDVTRLPGLDRIEHLSDGGLRIGALVRNADLAHDPEFARNYPAIAEALLSGASAQLRNAATVGGNLMQRTRCAYFYDAGSACNRRWPGAGCDAVKGENRLHAVLGWSEGCIATHPSDFCVPLVALDAVVEIEGKAGRRELPLGELHRLPGETPERETALERGDLIVALRLPAEAKDFAGHARYIKVRERTSYAFAVVSAAAALRIEDGRIRDARLALGGVAAKPWRAREAEQLLAGAAPDAARYREAARAALADAKPSGDNAFKIELAQRIIVRALTLAARGTPDRIAALPGSPFSSVAGA; encoded by the coding sequence ATGATGAACTTCGATTATGTCAGGCCGGCCAATGTCGCGGACGCGATCGCGGCGGCCTCCGAGAAGGGCGCGAGCTATCTGGCGTCCGGCACCAACCTGCTCGATTTGATGAAAGGCGGCGTCAGCCGGCCGAGCCGTCTCGTCGACGTTACGCGGCTGCCCGGGCTCGATCGCATCGAGCATCTCTCCGACGGCGGCTTGCGGATCGGCGCGCTGGTGCGCAATGCCGATCTCGCGCATGACCCGGAGTTCGCGCGCAACTATCCCGCGATCGCCGAGGCGTTGCTGTCGGGCGCATCCGCGCAGCTCCGCAATGCTGCGACCGTCGGCGGCAATCTGATGCAGCGGACGCGCTGCGCCTATTTCTACGACGCCGGCAGCGCCTGCAACCGGCGCTGGCCGGGCGCCGGCTGCGACGCCGTGAAGGGCGAGAACCGCCTGCACGCGGTGCTCGGCTGGAGCGAGGGCTGCATCGCAACCCATCCGTCCGATTTCTGCGTGCCGCTGGTCGCGCTCGATGCCGTCGTCGAGATCGAGGGCAAGGCCGGCCGGCGCGAGCTGCCGCTCGGCGAACTGCATCGGCTGCCCGGCGAGACGCCGGAGCGCGAGACCGCGCTCGAGCGCGGCGATTTGATCGTCGCGCTGCGGTTGCCGGCCGAGGCGAAAGACTTCGCCGGCCATGCCCGTTACATCAAGGTCCGCGAGCGCACCTCCTATGCCTTCGCCGTGGTGTCGGCTGCCGCGGCGTTGCGGATCGAGGACGGCAGGATCCGCGACGCGCGGCTCGCGCTCGGCGGCGTCGCGGCCAAGCCGTGGCGGGCGCGCGAAGCCGAGCAACTGCTCGCCGGCGCCGCGCCCGATGCGGCGCGCTACCGCGAGGCGGCACGCGCCGCGCTCGCAGACGCAAAGCCGTCCGGCGACAACGCCTTCAAGATCGAGCTCGCACAACGCATCATCGTGCGCGCGCTCACCCTTGCCGCCCGGGGCACGCCGGATCGTATTGCCGCGCTGCCGGGCTCTCCCTTCTCCTCCGTTGCAGGAGCGTGA
- a CDS encoding NIPSNAP family protein: MITCYLRYEIRLGKLADFEAYAAMWLDLLPRFGGVHHGYFLPSEGASDVALAMFSFPSLAAYEQYRKDSATDPDVQKAIAFAKETGCFTRYDRSFFRPLFPKAAQ; this comes from the coding sequence ATGATTACTTGCTACCTGCGTTATGAGATCAGGCTGGGCAAGCTCGCCGATTTCGAAGCTTACGCCGCCATGTGGCTCGATCTGCTGCCGCGGTTCGGCGGCGTCCATCACGGTTACTTCCTGCCCTCCGAAGGCGCGAGCGACGTCGCGCTGGCGATGTTCAGCTTTCCCAGCCTCGCGGCCTACGAGCAGTATAGGAAGGATTCCGCCACCGATCCGGACGTTCAGAAGGCGATCGCCTTCGCCAAGGAGACGGGCTGCTTCACCCGCTACGACCGGTCGTTCTTCCGACCCTTGTTTCCGAAAGCGGCGCAATGA
- a CDS encoding (2Fe-2S)-binding protein yields the protein MNLPLSLTINGVRRDIVLDDPRVTLLDLLRERLDLTGTKKGCDRGQCGACTILVDGRRINSCLALAVSHDGADIVTIEGVACGGELHPVQAAFIAHDGFQCGFCTPGQIMSGIGLIGEGQGGDDPERVRECMSGNLCRCGAYQGITEAVLEAQSNMTATKQRRSA from the coding sequence ATGAATCTCCCACTCAGTCTCACCATCAACGGCGTTCGACGGGACATTGTCCTCGACGACCCCCGCGTCACCCTGCTCGACCTGTTGCGGGAGCGGCTCGACCTCACGGGAACCAAGAAGGGATGCGACCGCGGCCAGTGCGGCGCGTGCACCATCCTGGTCGACGGCCGCCGCATCAACTCCTGCCTCGCGCTCGCCGTCAGCCATGACGGCGCCGACATCGTCACCATCGAAGGCGTCGCGTGCGGCGGCGAGCTGCACCCGGTGCAGGCCGCCTTCATCGCCCATGACGGCTTCCAGTGCGGCTTCTGCACCCCGGGCCAGATCATGAGCGGCATCGGCCTGATTGGGGAAGGCCAGGGCGGCGACGATCCGGAGCGGGTGCGCGAATGCATGAGCGGCAATCTCTGCCGCTGCGGCGCCTATCAGGGCATCACCGAGGCCGTGCTCGAGGCCCAATCCAACATGACCGCCACCAAGCAGAGGCGCTCCGCATGA
- a CDS encoding xanthine dehydrogenase family protein molybdopterin-binding subunit, whose amino-acid sequence MTLEISLTRDPAHIRHGSNIGQPLTRTDGVLKVTGKARYAADNHPPGMLYAVIASSCIARGRVTSLDVAAAKRHPGVIDVMTPAHKPELAEDPDAKGNPFAFRMELLQSDEVRYANQAIAVVIAETLEAATEGAALLSPRYQVEIARVGLDAGEAYAPPVVGIGNPAEVRHGDIDAGMAAASKLTDATYETPAQYHNAMEPHAIVAVWDGDRLFIDTPSQGMGFAQMRVAGLFGISPANIHINSPFLGGGFGSKGLISGPQVLGIMAAKLTGRPVKLVLRRGQMYGPVGHRPPTRQRIRIGTDDAGALTAINHEARVTTSSFDDFYEPAADASHTLYASPAIRTAHEAVRVDTGTPLFMRAPGEATGSIVLESAIDEAAFACGIDPLEFRLKNYAEVEPTTGKPFSSKALRQCYARAAERFGWAGRPLQPKQMRDENGFLVGWGIGTATFPAIMFQGNARAVIRADGKGVMETGAHDMGQGAWTALAQISADSLGLDFDQLTFRSGSSDLPDAGIAGGSGHTATVGAAIHNAGAAAIAKLAELATTDERSPLFGAGNAGVVARAGRLHRRDDDARSESYAEILARAGVAEVEGRGTGAADAAAQSQYAMHAHGAVFAEVKVDPELGQIRATRMVGAFAAGRIINPLMVQSQLYGGMIWGLSFALHEEAVMDKRSGRILNANLAEYHVPVNADVPPMEVITVDEHDPHVNPLGIKGVGEIGITGSAGAVANAVFHATGIRVRNFPIKIDELVMGLAR is encoded by the coding sequence ATGACGCTTGAGATCAGTCTGACCCGCGACCCCGCCCATATCCGTCATGGCTCGAACATCGGCCAGCCGCTGACCCGCACCGACGGCGTGCTCAAGGTCACCGGCAAGGCGCGCTATGCCGCCGACAATCATCCGCCCGGCATGCTCTACGCCGTGATCGCAAGCAGCTGCATCGCGCGTGGCCGCGTCACATCGCTCGACGTCGCCGCCGCGAAGCGCCATCCCGGCGTGATCGACGTGATGACGCCGGCGCATAAGCCGGAGCTTGCGGAAGACCCGGACGCCAAGGGCAATCCGTTCGCCTTCCGCATGGAGCTGTTGCAGAGCGACGAGGTGCGCTACGCCAACCAGGCGATCGCGGTGGTGATCGCCGAGACGCTGGAGGCCGCGACCGAAGGCGCCGCGCTGCTGTCGCCGCGCTACCAGGTCGAGATCGCGCGCGTCGGCCTCGATGCCGGCGAGGCCTATGCGCCGCCGGTGGTCGGCATCGGCAATCCGGCCGAGGTCCGCCATGGCGACATTGATGCCGGCATGGCTGCCGCTTCGAAGCTGACCGATGCGACCTACGAGACCCCGGCGCAGTATCACAACGCGATGGAGCCGCACGCGATCGTCGCGGTGTGGGACGGCGACCGCCTGTTCATCGACACGCCGAGCCAGGGCATGGGGTTCGCGCAGATGCGCGTTGCCGGGCTGTTCGGCATCTCGCCGGCCAACATCCACATCAACAGCCCGTTCCTCGGCGGTGGCTTCGGCTCCAAGGGGCTGATCTCCGGCCCGCAGGTGCTCGGCATCATGGCTGCGAAGCTGACCGGTCGTCCGGTCAAGCTGGTGCTGCGCCGTGGCCAGATGTATGGCCCGGTCGGCCATCGTCCGCCGACCCGGCAGCGCATCCGGATCGGCACCGACGATGCCGGGGCGCTGACCGCGATCAACCACGAGGCGCGCGTCACGACGTCGAGCTTCGACGATTTCTACGAGCCCGCGGCCGACGCCTCGCACACGCTCTATGCCAGCCCCGCGATCCGCACCGCACATGAAGCCGTGCGCGTCGACACCGGCACGCCGCTGTTCATGCGCGCACCGGGCGAGGCCACCGGATCGATCGTGCTGGAAAGCGCGATCGACGAGGCGGCGTTCGCCTGCGGCATCGATCCGCTGGAGTTCCGGCTGAAGAACTATGCCGAGGTCGAGCCGACCACCGGCAAGCCGTTCTCCTCGAAGGCGCTGCGCCAATGCTACGCCAGGGCGGCCGAGCGCTTCGGCTGGGCCGGGCGCCCGTTGCAGCCGAAGCAGATGCGCGACGAGAACGGTTTCCTGGTCGGCTGGGGCATCGGCACCGCGACGTTCCCGGCGATCATGTTCCAGGGCAATGCGCGCGCGGTGATCCGCGCCGATGGCAAGGGCGTGATGGAGACCGGCGCACACGACATGGGACAGGGCGCCTGGACCGCGCTTGCGCAGATCTCTGCCGACTCGCTCGGGCTCGATTTCGATCAGCTCACGTTCCGCTCCGGCAGCTCCGATCTGCCCGATGCCGGCATCGCCGGCGGGTCGGGGCACACCGCGACCGTCGGCGCCGCGATCCACAACGCGGGCGCTGCCGCGATCGCAAAACTCGCCGAGCTTGCCACCACGGATGAGCGCTCGCCGCTGTTCGGCGCCGGCAATGCCGGCGTGGTGGCGCGGGCCGGGCGGCTGCATCGCCGCGACGACGATGCGCGCAGCGAAAGCTATGCCGAGATCCTGGCGCGCGCCGGCGTCGCCGAGGTCGAGGGCAGAGGCACCGGTGCGGCCGACGCGGCGGCGCAATCGCAATATGCGATGCACGCGCATGGCGCGGTGTTCGCCGAGGTCAAGGTCGATCCGGAGCTCGGCCAGATCCGCGCCACGCGGATGGTCGGCGCGTTCGCCGCCGGCCGCATCATCAATCCGTTGATGGTGCAGAGCCAGCTCTATGGCGGCATGATCTGGGGCCTCTCCTTTGCGCTGCACGAGGAGGCGGTGATGGACAAGCGGTCGGGCCGCATCCTCAATGCGAACCTCGCCGAGTATCATGTGCCTGTTAATGCCGACGTGCCGCCGATGGAGGTCATCACGGTCGACGAGCACGATCCGCACGTCAATCCGCTCGGCATCAAGGGCGTCGGCGAGATCGGCATCACCGGCAGCGCCGGTGCGGTCGCCAACGCGGTCTTCCACGCTACCGGCATCCGCGTGCGGAATTTCCCGATCAAGATCGACGAGCTCGTGATGGGGCTCGCTCGCTGA
- a CDS encoding serine hydrolase: MAVGATSQTAVASPQELGLDPAKLERACGIIDGHIAAGFHPGAQLAVARHGRLAIDRCFGHAMLDPALAVGETTLFPLFSNTKVITAAAVWTLVEDGRLRFTDRVAEHVPGFDAHGKQGVTVAQLLTHQAGFPAAEVPAACFIDHQLLRRAVCDFRLDWPPGSRLSYHRMSAHWVIAVLIEALTGADYRDEIRKRVIAPLGLADEIVLGLPEREDRRRSLMYSPKQDDRWPPDAIEATPHFRRAGIPGAGGYATARAMAVFYQMMAQGGIWQGTRIVSSRMIDYVTRDFTGDMVDDYMGYPMHRGLGPFCRGHSLTVRGLGAIAHPRTFGHSGVGTSYCWADPTSGVSFAFLSNCRRDNEWHNKRMDTLSTLVHAAILQ, translated from the coding sequence ATGGCTGTCGGAGCGACGTCGCAAACTGCTGTCGCCTCTCCGCAAGAGCTCGGCCTCGACCCGGCCAAGCTCGAACGGGCCTGCGGCATCATCGACGGCCACATCGCGGCGGGTTTTCATCCCGGCGCGCAGCTCGCCGTCGCGCGGCACGGCCGGCTGGCGATTGATCGCTGCTTCGGCCACGCCATGCTCGATCCCGCGCTTGCCGTCGGCGAGACCACCCTCTTCCCGCTGTTCTCCAACACCAAGGTGATCACCGCCGCCGCGGTCTGGACGCTGGTCGAGGACGGCCGGCTGCGCTTCACCGACCGCGTCGCCGAGCATGTGCCCGGCTTCGACGCGCACGGCAAGCAGGGCGTCACCGTCGCGCAACTCTTGACCCATCAGGCCGGCTTTCCCGCCGCCGAGGTGCCAGCGGCATGCTTCATCGACCACCAATTGCTGCGCCGGGCGGTTTGCGATTTCAGGCTGGATTGGCCGCCCGGATCACGGCTGAGCTATCATCGGATGTCGGCGCACTGGGTCATCGCGGTGCTCATCGAGGCGCTGACCGGCGCCGACTATCGCGACGAGATCCGCAAGCGGGTGATCGCGCCGCTCGGGCTCGCCGACGAGATCGTGCTCGGACTGCCGGAGCGTGAGGACCGGCGCAGGTCGTTGATGTATTCGCCGAAGCAGGACGATCGCTGGCCACCCGACGCGATCGAAGCGACGCCGCACTTCAGGCGCGCAGGCATCCCCGGCGCCGGAGGCTACGCGACCGCGCGCGCGATGGCGGTCTTCTACCAGATGATGGCGCAGGGCGGCATCTGGCAGGGCACGCGAATCGTGTCATCGCGCATGATCGACTACGTGACGCGCGACTTCACCGGCGACATGGTCGACGATTACATGGGCTATCCGATGCATCGCGGCCTCGGACCGTTCTGCCGCGGCCATTCGCTGACGGTGCGCGGACTTGGCGCGATCGCGCATCCAAGAACCTTCGGGCATAGCGGGGTCGGCACGTCCTATTGCTGGGCCGATCCGACCAGCGGCGTGTCGTTCGCCTTCCTCAGCAACTGCCGCAGGGACAATGAATGGCACAACAAGCGCATGGATACGCTGAGCACGCTCGTCCACGCAGCGATCCTGCAATGA
- a CDS encoding FAD-dependent monooxygenase: MLETPVLIVGAGPVGLTAAIALSQHGVRSVLVERHPSTSIAPKARGINARTMEMYRQMGIEDDIRAAGMPARYGKMILWAESLAGKEINRLAPGRGSAASLTMSPAGNCGCSQDILEPILRRHAEALAPGSIRFNTELSDLRQDASGVSGTLTDAVNRDTIPFRAPYVIGADGTRSFVRDTLGIGRTGERDIYDSVNLHIRANLRPWVEDRPAALYLIEQPDLRATFLTVNGTDRWGFLIHSLSVYGFTRENLTPERCIALVRQAVGVPELPVELVGVSFWNCSAMVADRFSDGNVFLVGDSAHETTPSGGFGMNLGVQDAQNLAWKMAAVLHGEADAALLDSYDAERRPHASDVVRTTLLNMQSFDRTARQAEAKLPRKEFLNERGLIFGACYKSAAVVPDGSNPPAVSDPVTDYVPSAHPGCRAPHVPLTRKGQPVSTIDLFGRGFVLLAAAHGAVWRTAVSQRGLPRIDLHILGEDVVDTEGNWMDVYGVEDGGAVLVRPDGYVAWRVATLPNDPARALADAFAHLFGRQAGTQAA, encoded by the coding sequence ATGTTGGAAACGCCTGTCCTGATCGTCGGCGCCGGACCTGTCGGTTTGACGGCCGCCATCGCACTCTCGCAGCATGGCGTCCGCTCCGTGCTGGTCGAACGCCATCCATCGACCTCCATCGCGCCCAAGGCCCGCGGCATCAACGCGCGCACGATGGAGATGTACCGGCAGATGGGCATCGAGGACGACATCCGCGCGGCCGGGATGCCGGCGCGATACGGCAAGATGATCCTGTGGGCGGAAAGCCTGGCCGGGAAGGAGATCAACCGTCTCGCGCCCGGACGCGGCTCGGCGGCGAGCCTGACGATGTCGCCGGCCGGCAATTGCGGCTGCTCGCAGGATATCCTCGAGCCCATCCTGCGGCGTCACGCCGAAGCGCTGGCGCCCGGCAGCATCAGGTTCAACACCGAGCTCAGCGATCTCAGGCAGGACGCGAGCGGGGTGAGCGGCACTCTGACCGATGCCGTGAACCGCGACACGATTCCGTTCCGCGCCCCTTACGTCATCGGCGCCGACGGTACGCGCAGCTTCGTGCGCGACACGCTTGGCATCGGCAGGACCGGCGAGCGGGACATCTACGATTCCGTCAATCTCCATATCCGCGCGAATCTGCGGCCGTGGGTCGAAGACCGGCCGGCGGCGCTGTACCTGATCGAGCAGCCGGACCTCCGCGCCACGTTCCTGACCGTGAACGGCACCGACCGGTGGGGATTCCTGATCCACAGCCTCAGCGTCTATGGCTTCACCCGCGAGAACCTTACGCCCGAGCGATGCATCGCGCTGGTGCGCCAGGCCGTCGGCGTACCGGAGCTGCCGGTCGAGCTCGTCGGCGTCAGCTTCTGGAACTGCTCGGCCATGGTCGCCGACAGGTTCAGCGACGGCAACGTTTTCCTGGTCGGCGACTCCGCGCATGAAACCACGCCGAGCGGCGGGTTCGGCATGAATCTCGGCGTGCAGGATGCGCAGAACCTGGCATGGAAGATGGCGGCCGTGTTGCACGGCGAGGCCGATGCCGCGCTGCTCGACAGCTACGACGCCGAACGCCGGCCGCACGCCTCCGACGTCGTACGGACCACTTTGCTCAACATGCAGAGCTTCGACCGCACCGCGCGTCAGGCCGAGGCAAAACTTCCGCGCAAGGAATTCCTCAACGAGCGCGGCCTGATCTTCGGCGCCTGCTACAAGTCCGCGGCCGTGGTCCCGGACGGCTCGAACCCGCCTGCCGTCAGCGACCCGGTGACGGACTACGTGCCGTCGGCGCATCCCGGTTGTCGCGCGCCGCACGTGCCGCTCACGCGCAAGGGTCAGCCGGTCTCGACAATCGATCTGTTCGGCAGAGGCTTCGTGCTGCTGGCCGCCGCGCATGGCGCGGTCTGGCGGACGGCGGTCAGCCAGCGCGGCCTGCCGCGTATCGACCTGCACATCCTCGGCGAAGATGTCGTCGACACCGAAGGCAACTGGATGGACGTCTATGGGGTTGAGGACGGTGGCGCCGTCCTGGTCCGACCGGATGGATATGTGGCCTGGCGCGTTGCCACCCTGCCGAACGATCCGGCGCGCGCGCTCGCCGACGCGTTCGCCCACCTGTTCGGTCGCCAGGCCGGCACGCAAGCGGCCTGA
- a CDS encoding PaaI family thioesterase, which produces MTETSLNKTSADVPPGAQLLGREWLGFDGKIASIRFAAQSVFTNRHGTIQGGFLAAMLDSATGLGALAVLPESQTVVTKTLTTRFLKPARVGPITARAKVVAQTDRDMIVEADLIDADNVTVATATAELRILDKR; this is translated from the coding sequence ATGACGGAGACCAGCCTGAACAAAACAAGTGCAGATGTGCCGCCCGGCGCGCAGCTGCTTGGACGCGAATGGCTCGGCTTCGACGGCAAGATCGCCTCGATCCGTTTCGCGGCGCAGTCCGTGTTCACCAACCGGCATGGCACGATCCAGGGCGGCTTCCTCGCCGCGATGCTGGATTCCGCCACAGGTCTCGGAGCGCTGGCGGTGCTTCCCGAGAGCCAAACCGTGGTGACCAAGACCCTCACCACCCGGTTCCTCAAACCCGCGCGCGTCGGCCCGATCACGGCCAGGGCGAAGGTCGTCGCGCAGACCGACCGCGACATGATCGTCGAGGCCGACCTGATCGATGCTGACAACGTGACGGTCGCCACCGCCACGGCTGAACTGCGGATTCTCGACAAGCGGTAG
- a CDS encoding serine hydrolase — translation MIADNFPGAAFETIAPEAAGWSTERLAEVKSWSQHVAPTAAVMIVQHGRIVAEWGDTAVKSNLHSIRKSLLSALIGIAVDAHQIDPAATIGSLGIEDNAPGLTDVEKTATVADLLKARSGIYHAALYETPGMAKQRPLRGSHAPGTFWYYNNWDFNVLGTIYERATSQSIFAAIDDRIARPIGMQDYQPGDGEYVRGAASDHPAYPIRMSARDLARFALLYLHGGRWKDRQVVPGAWVRESTEAYSPAFATLGPGLGYGYLWWIGFPSDMGAPTVKVPTGTFEAIGAEGQYAFVIPAYDLVIVHRINSDVPHRPEPNFRQMGRLLWLILSAAGATDIGPDIALAHASGTRLDGDALKAALSGKTLVAGRLLEGGPFAWQVRADGALAVLAGPERRPRWTGIWRVDDRGRFCRSLDEPGDQHELCLRAVADGARLELFDNDGLMRLDTTVE, via the coding sequence GTGATCGCCGACAATTTTCCAGGTGCAGCCTTCGAGACCATCGCGCCGGAGGCCGCCGGCTGGTCGACGGAAAGGCTCGCCGAGGTGAAGTCGTGGTCTCAACACGTTGCCCCGACCGCCGCGGTGATGATCGTGCAGCATGGTCGCATCGTCGCGGAATGGGGCGATACCGCGGTGAAGTCCAACCTGCATTCGATCCGGAAGAGCCTGCTCAGTGCGCTGATCGGCATCGCGGTCGACGCGCATCAGATCGATCCCGCCGCCACCATCGGCAGCCTCGGCATCGAAGATAACGCACCGGGCCTGACCGATGTCGAAAAGACCGCGACCGTCGCCGATCTCCTGAAGGCGCGTTCCGGCATCTATCACGCCGCGCTTTACGAGACGCCGGGCATGGCGAAGCAGCGCCCGCTGCGCGGCAGCCACGCGCCGGGCACGTTTTGGTACTACAACAACTGGGACTTCAACGTGCTCGGGACGATCTATGAGCGCGCCACGTCGCAGTCGATCTTCGCCGCGATCGACGACAGGATCGCACGACCGATCGGCATGCAGGACTACCAGCCGGGCGATGGCGAGTATGTCAGGGGTGCGGCGTCCGACCATCCGGCCTATCCCATCCGCATGAGTGCGCGCGACCTGGCGCGCTTCGCGCTGCTCTATCTGCATGGCGGGCGCTGGAAGGACCGCCAGGTCGTGCCGGGCGCCTGGGTGCGCGAGAGCACCGAGGCCTATTCGCCGGCCTTTGCGACGCTCGGGCCGGGCCTCGGCTACGGCTATCTGTGGTGGATCGGCTTCCCGTCCGATATGGGAGCGCCGACGGTCAAGGTGCCGACGGGCACGTTCGAGGCGATCGGCGCCGAGGGCCAGTACGCCTTCGTGATCCCGGCCTATGATCTCGTCATCGTGCATCGGATCAACAGCGATGTCCCGCATAGGCCGGAGCCGAATTTCCGGCAGATGGGGCGGCTGCTCTGGCTGATCCTGTCCGCGGCAGGAGCGACCGATATCGGCCCGGATATCGCGCTCGCCCATGCCAGTGGAACGCGCCTCGATGGCGACGCGCTGAAAGCTGCGCTGTCCGGAAAGACGCTGGTGGCCGGCAGGCTGCTCGAGGGTGGTCCGTTCGCCTGGCAGGTGCGAGCCGACGGCGCGCTCGCAGTGTTGGCCGGACCGGAGCGCCGTCCGCGCTGGACCGGAATATGGCGCGTCGATGATCGTGGCCGCTTCTGCCGCAGCCTGGACGAGCCGGGCGATCAGCACGAGCTTTGCTTGAGGGCCGTCGCAGACGGGGCAAGGCTCGAACTGTTCGACAATGACGGGCTGATGCGGCTCGACACGACGGTGGAATAG
- a CDS encoding TetR/AcrR family transcriptional regulator: protein MAGSSPETVRKPRADAVRNRERVLEAAKAVFSAGGSEASLEAVARHAGVGIGTLYRHFPTREALYEAVYRREVEQLGDLAEQLQNAPEPVEALRRWLRANVQFVATKKGMVAALALVAAGSSELQAYSFDRLTKSIGTLLARAVAAGAIRDDISAEDVLRALIGMCYMHDQAGWQATALRLLDVFVDGLRVRPESEATAARKASRKPSR, encoded by the coding sequence ATGGCCGGGTCATCACCAGAAACTGTCCGCAAGCCGCGCGCCGATGCCGTGCGCAACCGCGAGCGCGTGCTGGAAGCGGCCAAGGCCGTGTTCTCGGCCGGCGGCAGCGAGGCCAGCCTCGAGGCGGTGGCGCGCCATGCCGGCGTCGGCATCGGCACGCTGTATCGCCACTTCCCGACCCGCGAGGCGCTGTATGAGGCGGTCTATCGCCGCGAGGTCGAGCAACTCGGCGATCTCGCCGAGCAGCTCCAGAACGCGCCCGAACCGGTCGAGGCGTTGCGGCGCTGGCTGCGCGCCAATGTGCAATTCGTCGCGACCAAGAAGGGCATGGTGGCGGCACTGGCGCTGGTCGCGGCCGGCTCGAGCGAGTTGCAGGCCTATTCGTTCGATCGCCTGACCAAGTCGATCGGCACGCTGCTTGCGCGCGCCGTTGCGGCCGGCGCGATCCGCGACGACATCAGCGCCGAGGACGTGCTGCGGGCGCTGATCGGCATGTGCTACATGCACGACCAGGCAGGCTGGCAGGCCACCGCGCTGCGGCTGCTGGATGTGTTCGTCGATGGCTTGCGAGTGCGGCCGGAGAGCGAGGCGACGGCTGCGAGGAAGGCCAGTCGAAAACCGTCGCGCTAG